The Arachis ipaensis cultivar K30076 chromosome B10, Araip1.1, whole genome shotgun sequence DNA window tatctcagatatcattcataagccatttcatatTTATAATCAATATATCATCATTTATCAAGTCTTGGCATTAAACTCCTTAAATACTCTTATCTTCTTCAGATACGCCATCATTTACCTCTTACTTCATCCTCAAGTTATCCTATTTTCCTAACTTCGCTTATCCACTAGACTTAGAACTACACTTTAAGCCTAAAAAGGAAGAAAATCGAGGTTTAGAAGTGAAAATTTGGCTTAAAATAGTCAAAACCAATTTTTGCAGCAGGCAGCATCTACGCGTCCGCGTaggccacacgcacgcgtggagcATACAtcaagtgacgcgtatgcgtgagtcatgcatacgcgtgaatTTGCacacacgcgtacgcatgcctctcGCGCATGCATTGCCAAAATTccacgccacgcgtacgcgtgagccatgcgtacgcgtgggtgggcgtttttcaaaaaaaaatgggCAGAATGCCCAGAAAGCTGCTATAAACCAGTTTTCAACACCTGCATCACAGTTTAATATACCAAATTTCTGTtgtccataactttctctacaaaatttcatttttctcaaattttataTCAATCTCAAGCTTATTAAACACACTTTAATTTAGAACAAACCTCATTTGTATTCAAAATTTAAAGAGCAAGTTATGGACTGTCAAAGTTCATTAAAAATCACTTTTTACCAAATTTTGCCAAATCTCATTTTCTTACCAAAACTACATTCTTTACCAATATAACTTGCACATTTAGCATACAACAAACTCCATCTCATTGAGACTATCTTCCAACACTTAAATATCCACATCACTTCATAAAACTCATATATTATTCAACAATCCACCTCTTTCAACTATAATCTTCTATTTCAAAAATTCATTAACCCATTCCCTTCATTCATACATAGCCAATCATAAATCAACTTCAACCAATTAAACATACCATAACCATCAATTCCATTAACATATACCAACATCAAGCCATCATTAATAAGTCCAAGAACACATACTCAACAATACCAACCATTCATGCTCATAATTCCTAATTCAAACTCAATCATAAATCTATCCAATGTCATCATGAAACTAATCATTTAGTGCATCCAACTTTTTCAACTTAACCTATtgttctctagcctaagttttcacaacaccttaAATATTAAacgcgcgaaacctaaaccataccttggccgattccccgctcaacccggaacacttttaatttcatttttcttcaaGCCCTTGGGATTCCAACCCTACCAAGCTCAGATTTCCAACCTCACAACTCCACTTCCAAGCTTCCCAAAATCACCAACAAGCTTCAACAAGCATCAacattcacatacacactacctaagccacaatTACCACATCCAAACATAACAAATCAATACCCAAATGCCTAAATTCAGAAATTTCATTAGGGTTTGAGATCTCTTACCTTTACCCACTGATCCTTGAGCAATACCCACAAGAAATCAAGTTTAGTAGACCCCTaaaacatgaaaatcatcaaggaattAAGTTCCTCAAACCTTAAACCCGAAATTCATATACCAGCAGAAAATGGAGCTAAGCAAATGCGATTTACTTACTGTTTTatttagatagaattgaagagcttGGCAAGTCCGActcgtggccgcaaacggctcgtcaatcggagctccggatcaaaagtcaTCAAGGTTTGAAGATGAGGTTAAGGTTTGCTCCTTCTTCTCCCTTCCGATGGCTGCATTCAGCGTGTTTGATGATTAAGAGAGGAGAGAGGGGGTTCTTTTAAGTGTTTTATGCTGAGTTCGGTTGGACCTTGGGCCATTTTGGGTCCGGTTCAATCGGTtcggcccgtttggcccaatctcgggccaaattctttaaaattagtgtataaattctcgttttaattttctctatcatattaaaccataaaaatctcatttctcactttttagaatatattttaatttatgggttaattaaccattaattaacCGGATTTTATAAATACTATGTGAATGACAGTTAAATTAGGATGATACATGGTTATTTTGGAACAGGATTCGAAAGAAAATGtaatgtagtatataataataacgaTGTAACTTTTTAATTCCGTAAATACAAGAGATAGATTTttctaaaatcatataaaaatataaaattgaattttgtaaaacatttTAATTAAACTAGAGTTAAATGAGTGCATAAAATGTTAAATACAAAGACATAGTATGTGacttttaattaacaaaatatatgCGTGCTTTCAATGAAGTTGTAATTTGTAGTCTCTTTCACATCCatatagaaaagagaagagaagaaaagaaaagagagggtTACTACTATAGAGAagagaataataattaaatttgggaattaaaattttttattttgatttagggACCAAATTGCACCATAAAAATTTACTAATCCACGTCAGCTAGCCGTTACCTGGCCAGCGTGTCACGAAAGAGTCCAGATCAGCTTTCCAGTAGTGCCAGGTGAACGAAATGTGTCGAAAGGACGATTTTTTGAGTCCCGGAATGTAACTTCAGAGACGAATATGAGTAACTATTAAATTCAGATACTACTATGAGATTCGATTGCAACTTCGGGGACCACTTTAGACTTATCTCTTTATTCTAATTTCACTTTTACCCAAATTGATCATTCGTCACAAAATTGCAACATATTTGGCCTTTCTTTTATGATTGTTTGCTGTGTTGTAAGTTGGGGTTAAGTGCCATCCTTTCCAAAAAGTAATCTACACAAATAGCACAACTATTGGAATGTGTTTTACCATTCACTCTTCAATATGGACCTAAACAAAAATGCACTTCATCGAACAAAAATTTAGACTTTTAAACCTAACCAAATATAATATATTTGTCATAATCAAACTAAATTGTATTGTTTTTTAAACTCAAACTTAATATAGAACACAAAATTAGGGATATCCTATTTCCGTACCAATTTAAGATATGCTTATTGGACTTCTATATATTAACAATCAGGGACATAAGCTCCTAGCCTCCTAAGCAGTGGGAGGACCCCTGCTTGAAACTCTAATCGCGTGCGTGCCTATTGAAAAATGAGCTAGTGACTCACAGGAAGTAGCTTGGTTAAGGgacttaaattattaattagtataaataatattttagttggataaaattttttgaaaatctttaaTTTGTTTACAATTATAAACAATATTGCTTATATTTTTTATAGGATTCGAACCTAAACTTGATTTACGATTTAGTTATTCTATATTATCGGCATCTATTgttcatatttaatatttaatgggCGAACATATAATTTATCTAGTATTTTTATAACTAATTTTATATTTAGGATTAACGTATATTACTGTCAACgttaagaataatttttttatttagattaGATATTATAgcacttcaaattttaaatttttatttatcgaAATCCGATTATGAGTTATTACAAAATTTATCATATTTTAACTTCACgatgaaagtttttttttttattaatttttttaaagttaCAAGTTTAAAGTTTAAACCAATCATCCATAAACATTGAAGTATATCTATATAAAATGAGAAGGTAAGAAGAACTTTTGCCTCTTACTTCTAGTAGGCCAATTTGTTGCAATGGAAGATGAAGCAATTTTTGTCACAACTGATTTAAGTGAATGCTTGAGAGTACCAAGGCAAACACCCTTTTCACTATCCTTAGAACAAAGCAAAAATGTGCCTTTGATTCTTCCCCCAACACTTGCTATGTCAGCTCTAACTGCCGTGAGCCTTAATCCTTTTAGGACTTGGATTAGTTCCGAGAACAGCTCCGGCCGATCGTCGCAGCAAACAGATGCCTTGATCACAACTTTGTTCTTGATCTTTAGGCTCTCGTCGCGCGCACTCGGATCATATTCGATTGTTATTTCGTCGGATTCAGTTGGAACGGTTACGGCTTTGCTAACTTCAATTGCTTTTCTCTTTAGATCCTTCACTTGCTCTATCACACTTCCTAGTAAAGCTGCCTTGTCCATCTGCAAGATCAACTTGTTACACTTGAATTGAAAATTCATATCTATAAATTTTTATAATCCGACATTGTTTAATTCACCTTCTATATACATATTCTTGATTAGCAACTTCACAATTTCATTAATTATGTTTATATTTTTCATGGTATTATTGAAACTAACTATGCCCTGTTTCAAATGGCAATACCTTATAGTTTATATAGTATTTAAgacacattaaaattaaaatgagttGTTGTACCTTATCAGATTTTGGAATTAGTTTCCTTAGACTTGTAAGCTGTGCATTGATCCGGTCCCTGCGCCGCTTCTCGGCCTGACTGTGGCTCTTGGAAGCACTAGCAGCTCTGTCTCCGGCCACCACTTCGACCGGTGCCGGCCATGAATGAAACTCACCACCAAATTGACGATGAAGAGAATTACAATCTGAGACATGAGGCAGTGTTTGTGAAGGGTCTAGAAATAAAGAACAATGATCATAATTCTCCATAATCACAGCaacaacaagaaaatgcaaaaccAATCTACTagagtttattttttttcttctattaaaCTATTATTGTTATCATTAGTTTCTCTCATCTGCAGGTACTGTTTTGACTATGCACTAATAACGGGGAGTGATCTTCTTAGCTTGTTATGTTGATTGTGATTGGTGTGATATGAAACAACCTTTGATTGGTCAAAGTGACAATTGATTTTTGGCCCTCTTTATCTGTCATTTTACCATGAATTATATAGTTTCTTTTCTTATATATCTATTAGACTTTGTCAAGAATTATCTGAATTCTAAGATGGGGGATAACCGATAGCAAAAAgggggaaaaagaaaaaggatttCAACTAAA harbors:
- the LOC107621857 gene encoding transcription factor bHLH51-like, with amino-acid sequence MENYDHCSLFLDPSQTLPHVSDCNSLHRQFGGEFHSWPAPVEVVAGDRAASASKSHSQAEKRRRDRINAQLTSLRKLIPKSDKMDKAALLGSVIEQVKDLKRKAIEVSKAVTVPTESDEITIEYDPSARDESLKIKNKVVIKASVCCDDRPELFSELIQVLKGLRLTAVRADIASVGGRIKGTFLLCSKDSEKGVCLGTLKHSLKSVVTKIASSSIATNWPTRSKRQKFFLPSHFI